In Acomys russatus chromosome 26, mAcoRus1.1, whole genome shotgun sequence, a genomic segment contains:
- the Abce1 gene encoding ATP-binding cassette sub-family E member 1: MADKLTRIAIVNHDKCKPKKCRQECKKSCPVVRMGKLCIEVTPQSKIAWISETLCIGCGICIKKCPFGALSIVNLPSNLEKETTHRYCANAFKLHRLPIPRPGEVLGLVGTNGIGKSTALKILAGKQKPNLGKYDDPPDWQEILTYFRGSELQNYFTKILEDDLKAIIKPQYVDQIPKAAKGTVGSILDRKDETKTQAIVCQQLDLTHLKERNVEDLSGGELQRFACAVVCIQKADIFMFDEPSSYLDVKQRLKAAITIRSLINPDRYIIVVEHDLSVLDYLSDFICCLYGVPSAYGVVTMPFSVREGINIFLDGYVPTENLRFRDASLVFKVAETANEEEVKKMCMYKYPGMKKKMGEFELAIVAGEFTDSEIMVMLGENGTGKTTFIRMLAGRLKPDEGGEVPVLNVSYKPQKISPKSTGSVRQLLHEKIRDAYTHPQFVTDVMKPLQIENIIDQEVQTLSGGELQRVALALCLGKPADVYLIDEPSAYLDSEQRLMAARVVKRFILHAKKTAFVVEHDFIMATYLADRVIVFDGVPSKSTVANSPQTLLAGMNKFLSQLEITFRRDPNNYRPRINKLNSIKDVEQKKSGNYFFLDD; this comes from the exons ATGGCAGACAAATTAACGAGAATTGCTATTGTCAACCATGACAAATGTAAACCTAAGAAATGTCGACAGGAGTGCAAAAAGAGTTGCCCTGTGGTTCGAATGG GAAAATTATGCATAGAAGTAACACCCCAGAGCAAAATAGCATGGATTTCTGAAACTCTTTGTATTGGTTGTGGTATTTGTATTAAG aaatgcCCCTTTGGCGCCTTATCAATTGTCAATTTGCCAAGcaatttggaaaaagaaacaacacatcGATATTGTGCCAATGCCTTCAAGCTTCACAG ATTGCCTATCCCTCGCCCAGGTGAAGTTTTGGGATTAGTTGGAACTAATGGTATTGGAAAGTCAACTGCATTAAAAATTTTAGCAGGAAAGCAAAAGCCAAACCTTGGAAAGTATGAT GATCCGCCTGATTGGCAAGAGATTTTGACTTATTTCCGTGGATCTGAATTACAAAATTACTTCACCAAGATTCTAGAAGATGACCTGAAAGCCATTATCAAACCTCAATATGTAGACCAAATTCCCAAGGCTGCAAAG GGAACAGTAGGGTCTATTTTGGACcgaaaagatgaaacaaagacaCAGGCGATTGTATGTCAGCAGCTTG ATTTAACTCACCTTAAAGAACGAAACGTCGAAGATCTTTCAGGAGGAGAGTTGCAGAGATTTGCTTGTGCTGTCGTTTGCATACAAAAAGCTGATAT ttttatGTTTGATGAGCCTTCCAGTTACCTTGACGTCAAGCAGCGTTTAAAGGCCGCCATTACTATTCGGTCTCTAATAAATCCAGATAG ATACATCATTGTGGTGGAGCATGATCTAAGTGTGCTAGACTATCTCTCTGACTTCATCTGCTGTTTGTACGGTGTGCCAAGTGCTTACGGTGTCGTCACTATGCCTTTTAGTGTGAGAGAAG gCATAAACATATTTTTGGATGGCTATGTTCCAACAGAAAACTTGAGGTTCAGGGATGCATCCCTTGTGTTTAAGGTAGCTGAGACAGCAAATGAAGAAGAAGTGAAAaagatgtgtatgtataaatatccTGGGATGAAGAAAAAGATGGGAGAATTCGAGTTAGCGATCGTGGCTGGAGAGTTTACAGATTCTGAAATCATGGTGATGCTGGGGGAAAATG GTACAGGCAAAACCACATTTATCCGAATGCTTGCTGGGAGGCTGAAGCCTGACGAAGGAG GAGAAGTACCAGTTCTAAATGTCAGTTATAAGCCACAGAAAATCAGTCCCAAATCAACA GGAAGTGTTCGCCAGTTACTGCATGAAAAGATCAGAGATGCTTACACTCACCCCCAGTTTGTGACGGATGTAATGAAGCCGCTGCAGATTGAAAACATCATTGATCAAGAG GTGCAGACGTTGTCTGGTGGTGAACTTCAGCGAGTAGCTTTAGCTCTTTGTTTGGGCAAACCTGCTGACGTCTATTTAATTGATGAGCCATCTGCATATTTGGATTCTGAGCAAAGATTAATGGCAGCTCGGGTGGTCAAACG TTTCATTCTCCATGCCAAGAAGACAGCTTTTGTCGTAGAGCATGACTTCATCATGGCCACCTACCTAGCAGACCGCGTCATCGTCTTTGATGGTGTTCCCTCTAAGAGCACAGTGGCAAACAG TCCTCAAACGCTTTTGGCTGGCATGAACAAATTTTTATCTCAGCTCGAAATTACATTCAGAAGAGACCCCAACAATTACAGACCACGAATAAATAAGCTTAATTCAATCAAG gatGTAGAACAAAAGAAGAGTGGAAACTACTTTTTCTTGGATGATTAG